The Methanobacteriaceae archaeon genomic interval AATTAGTTTTTTGAAGTGCGCTTATAATGCCATCCAATCCTGCAAGAGCAGTAACAATGAATACAATTATGGCTGCAGCTATAAATGAAAGAATAATTTTCTTTTTATGTTCTCGGATAAACCCCAGAACATCCTCTTGTTCGACCTCTTTTTCTATAGGAGACATTTAATCACCAGTAAACGATAATAATGCGCAGCATAATAATATTCCATATTCAAATCAAATTTTAGTAAAATTAAAGTGGTAAAACGTCATTTAATAAGAATATTTTAATAAAGAATAATTAATTTAATTTTAAAATTTCTAATAGTGATTTTCCATCATTTATTAGAGCAATTATCCTTTTTTCCGAATTTTTAATTTCCCATAACGATTTTATTACATCATCAAAAATCTTTTGAGGAATTACAACAACACCACATTCATCACCTAATATGTAATCTCCAGAATTAACTTCAATTCCATCAAAGCATAGGTCAATATTTATTTTTCCGTTTAAAAGAGGTTTTCCGGCATTAGGAACAATTGCCTTAGAAAAAACAGGATAATTCATATTTTTAATGGCATCAAAGTCCCTGCAAGCCCCATTAATTATTGTACCCGAAATTCCTTTCTTTTGTGCCGCTTTAGATGTTAACTCACCCCAAATCGCAGTTTTATAGCCTTCAACATTAATAAAAAGAATTTCACCACATTTAGCTTCATCTATTGCTTTAACTGAAGTTCCCCAATCGATTTCATTAGTTTGTACAGTTAAAACTCTTCCAAATGTTTTTTTACAATTAACAGATTTCACATAAGGTATAACACCATTAGATCCATTAATTTTTTGTAAAGCATCTGAAATTTGAGGAGTAGAAATAAAATCCAGAGTTTTATCCATATTTACTGAATCAGCGGCTTTCTTTACAGCATCAAAAAAACTTTCAAAACTAGTAAATTCATCTTCAGATTTATCTCTATGAGATTCCGTTTTAGAAGTATTTGATTCTAAATTTTCTACTTTTGATTTTGTTTTCTTAGCAGAAAACTTCCTCAGCAAAGAATTAGGAGAGATTTTTGAATTTTTATGGTCTTTATTATTTTTTGCTGACATTAAATTCAGTCCTGAGGCGTAGTAACCTCTTCAACCATGGTGCGACCAGCTACTACTTCATCTACACTGTGAATAGACCCACCATAATCTTCAATAGCATTAGATATTTCTTCAAAGTTAAGGTCATTTCCTTGAATGGTGACCTTAATATTCTCTGTTTCCTTGTCAATTTCCATTAAGGTTATATTTACACCCTCTACACCACCCAATTCACTTAAATATTTAGCATAGTAAGGAATGATCGGATCATGAGGTTTCAATATGTCTAAAACGATTCTAATTAGGCCTTTTGCCACTTATATTTCCTCCAAATGATTATGAATAAGTATTCTATTAATTTATATATAATTGATATTTCTTAATTGATACAATTAATTAATTACTCTTTTTATTATTTAATGTTAGTAAATTTTACTGATTTAAAACTAATTCAACTTATTTAATTAAACTTTTGTGATAACTCAACTTTAAATTGAATGGATAAAATAAATCCAGATATTAATTAATATAAGTGAATTTGTTAAATTAAATGACATTATCAAAGTAAAGAACAAGAATAATTATTTTATGATTAATTTTATTAAAAAATTTTTATAATTGAATTAAAAACTTGAAAAAGTTCTAAAGATTTAATAAAGTTAAATATGGTCAATTAAAGTTAAATACACTCCTAAATCTTTTTTTTCAGTTTCATTAACACATCTACAATTTTATATATGAGTTTAGGCATAATATTTGGTAGATACTATTACAGTCATCAAAAGGATTTATTTAACATGAGTTTTAGGAGATTATTACGTTTAAATGAAGAACTCGAGGAATTAAAATATTATGGTGAACAAGGAGTACCAATATTAATAGAGGGTAAAAAGGACGAAAAAGCCCTTAGAGAACTGGGAATTAACGCTAATTTTATGAAAGTTTCTGGATCTCCCCTAAATCTCTTTGAAATTGCCGAATTAGCGGCAGAATCATCACCCCAAGTAATTATTCTTACCGATTTTGATAAAAA includes:
- a CDS encoding RraA family protein produces the protein MSAKNNKDHKNSKISPNSLLRKFSAKKTKSKVENLESNTSKTESHRDKSEDEFTSFESFFDAVKKAADSVNMDKTLDFISTPQISDALQKINGSNGVIPYVKSVNCKKTFGRVLTVQTNEIDWGTSVKAIDEAKCGEILFINVEGYKTAIWGELTSKAAQKKGISGTIINGACRDFDAIKNMNYPVFSKAIVPNAGKPLLNGKINIDLCFDGIEVNSGDYILGDECGVVVIPQKIFDDVIKSLWEIKNSEKRIIALINDGKSLLEILKLN
- a CDS encoding DUF211 domain-containing protein, whose translation is MAKGLIRIVLDILKPHDPIIPYYAKYLSELGGVEGVNITLMEIDKETENIKVTIQGNDLNFEEISNAIEDYGGSIHSVDEVVAGRTMVEEVTTPQD
- a CDS encoding toprim domain-containing protein; amino-acid sequence: MSFRRLLRLNEELEELKYYGEQGVPILIEGKKDEKALRELGINANFMKVSGSPLNLFEIAELAAESSPQVIILTDFDKKGNQLAKKLSKDIQGLGSYPDMQIRRRIMGMTRKYIKDIESLPKHINKLELDVYPSGCCW